In Oryza sativa Japonica Group chromosome 1, ASM3414082v1, the genomic stretch ATGCATTTCTGGACGTGCTAGCCGCTGCTACATGACCAAAGTACCGTGCTGGTTGATTCCATTGAAAAATTACAGGCTAGGACACTGAATTGGCAGGTTTCACTGGAAAGCGGAAAGTGAAAATACATCTGAATGTTGTAAGACTTGACTAGAGCTGTTAAAAGTTGTATGCCCCGGTCTGCGGGCCTTACCGCCTTATGCTGTAGTTCGCAGCTGGTGACTTAAGAATTTTGATCGACCTTTTTCTACATGAAAATTGGTTGCTGTTTGTGCCATGCTCGCTtgatttatactccctccgtttcgaaatgtttgacaccgttgactttttagcacatgtttaaccgttcgtcttattcaaaaacttttgtgaaatatgtaaaattatatgcctacatgaaaatatatttaacaatgaatcaaatgataggaaaagaattaataattacttaaattttttgaataagacgaacggtcaaacatgtgctaaaaagtcaacggcgtcaaacatttcgaaacggagggagggagtactgtTCTACAGTTGTTGGTTTGTATTTGCTGCAATTGCCGGTGTGCAAAAGTGTGCATTTTCACCTGTACAAAGGGAACATGTATAACTGACGATGACAACACAATAAAGTTCTTCACTCGAAAATGTCTCGCACGATCTTAACGAATTGTACTCAAAATTCACGTGATGACTTGCTCCATGTCAACACGTACTCTGGGCACATACATGATAGATATTCGTAGCCAGAAAAGTTCAGACCGATTGCCACTGTCCATTATAATTCAGCAGATTGCAGTCGCAGATGACCCTGACCAATGACTATATACATGGACGAACTATTTTCCAACCTTGCATAGTACATAAAGCAATTGATTTTTCAGACACAATCACATTCTCCGTTGTTCTGGCGTGCCGTGCTTACAAATGTAATAATCGAGTTATCTAGATATACATTTCCTTGAACCTCAATGCCGGCCCCAGTATGTCTTAAGCAGCTAAGAGCCCTGAACTACCGGCTTCATCATGGCCATGTAATTCTTGCTCGCGGTAATCGTATCTTAGGATGTGTAAAGATATCCATAGACCTCACTTTCGACTGTTATGATCTCCCGAGTAGAATTAGCATGTACTGCAATCATGTTCAGACGAATCAGACAATAGGATTAGCATGCGCATCAAGAGTTGGAACAATGATTTACATTCCAGCAACTGAACTTACCTATGGGGTCATATGTTGGCAGGGTGATGTATCGAGGGCAATACTTCTTCTTCGATACGTTTTCATTGGTAGCAGTAGTAGTAAGGCAATCAAGGGGCTGGAAATATACCACCGAGTTTAGCAATATTGTACAGGTTTTCTTTGAAAAAGAAAGATTATAGTATTTTATTGTACAGCATATGCAACATGTGACCATGTGAGACATTGCCAAATAACACGTGCAGGACTGCGCACATTCCCAACTTTTGGGGAAAATATTCACATGGGTAGCTAGTTTGGGAAAAATACTCACCAGTCAAAATTTATGCAGCACATGTTTAGAAATTTCAACACAACAGATAAAACATTCCTTAATAGGGGCATGAAGAAACACAAGCAGAAAACACTATATGATGCATATAATCACCTTGAATTCCGTACAGTTTAGTGGTGTTTCAACAGTGATCAAGTTTTTTGTTTTCACTATTAGGCATACATATAGAAAGATGTAGCATGTTTGAGGTTGGTAAATGCTTGAGTTTTAGCAAATGAAACTGCAGGCCTGTAGGAACATAATTTCAAAATGTGCATGCTGTTGGTCGTTCATTCTAAAAGCAGCATAATTTTCATGATACAAACTGTAGGAAGTTGTTCGAAGAACAAAAAGGAGAGCTAACCTTCAAATCTTTGTCAAAGCATAACCTCAGTTCTTCAACTGAGCCCTTCTTGCAAACAATTTGCGGTGAGGCCCCAAAAGCACATTTGATGGCATCAATGACATCAGTTAGCGCATATTGTTTACCATTTGAAACATGGATACCACCACTTGCCAACATTTCCTGCAATGCGGTGCGATTTAATCAGAGGAAAAAGGACAAGATTTTGTGCCATGGCATGTGGCTCAACTTGGGCCTTGTCCTTATAACACCCTGACCTATTTGGACAAAAGGCTACTGTTGCTGTAATTTGTGACACAGTGACTTTTGTCTGGAAAGTAAATCAACTCGATGCTACAAGCCTACAACTAGTAAGCCCAAGCCCAAATGCTTACCGTGACGTTGTATTTGAAGTAGAGGTCAAGAGCAGTGGTGAAATACTCTAATTCATCCTTAACTACCGGGGATGAGCATGTTCCATGTTTCtctgagaaaaaaagaaagctgAGTTGAGTAATGACAAATCAGTGCCTAGTAAATATAACTACGTGATATTTCAAGTGGAATCAATAACTTCCTGTTAGAAAGTTAAACAATAAGAAAGCTCATAACATAAGGTGGAATGATTTGAAGAACATTACCCCACTAAAGATATGCCGCGAATGATCGAATACCATATGACAAACAGACAGGAAAACAGCACAAAAGGTCAGTTGCAAATCCAAAAGAGGTATACTTGTATAATCCAATCCATTAGTTCTTGACTTCTGAAACTTTTATATACCTCATGAGCCCAGAAGGGCCCCTTGCCACTGAAGCAAGTGGAAGAGGATGAGCAGTAGAGGGACGGCCAGTACTTCTCAAGCGTCGGCTTCAGGGGCAATATCTACACCACAAAAATCGAATGACGAATCCATGCATCGATAAGGTTAGCACCAAAGCACAACCACCTTGTCATTGTCACTCTTTCAATTAACCGTGTAAGCATCGAGCATTCGAGCTACaaagaggaggagctctgcAGCCAAGTACCTTGTCCATGTCGAAGCTGGTGTGGCGGCAGCACGCCGGCCAGGTCCCGTCGTCGTAGTCCGGCCACAGCCCATCTGTTCATCCAGTACGCAAaatacacacgcacacacatcgATCAATCAGAAATTGATTCGCTCGAGCAGCAAACGGCATCCAAATCGAACGCGAGGGTGGGATTaaaccgatcgatcgagcagccgCGCGGCGCACTTACGGATCGTGAACGTCTGGAGCGGCTCCGAGCTGCAAAAGCAACCGCatcaggggaaaaaaaatctccgaaggtcgcggcgcgcgcgcgaaaaTCGTAACGACCACCAAAACCGGCCGACGAGCgcgcgcgtgcggcggcggcggtgggaggagacggggaggaggaggaggaggctctACCGGCAGCATCCGTTGATGGCGCAGCAGTGGCGGGTTGAGGCGCAGATGGTGCCAGGCCACTGCAGCGCCAGCGCGAAGTAGTCGAACTCCCGCTGCTTCTTCCCCACCGCGTgacgcgccgacgccgaccgcgCGACCGCCGCTCCGAACAGAtcggcggcgaccaccaccaccaccaccgcccagATCGCCACCATGCGCGGCGccttcctcgccgtcgccatcgccgccgccgccgccgcctcgccctcgaCTGATTCCGCCTTCCTCTTCTCTGCGGCTTGGTTGTACGGTCAATTCGCTCggcgtggcggccacgtggatTTATTTGGATGCGGTTACCGCGATGGTCgtctcactgacaggtggggccctcCCGCCGCCAAATCAGAAATTACTGCACCATTTCTGTTTTCAGTTAGTTACAAGTGATTTGGTGGTTAGCATTTTTATCGAGAGATATTTTTCCGCAAAATTCATCCATTTCAAACTTTCAAAGTAGTGGGCTTCAAATGGATTGTTATTCGCTTTGAAGTATTCGAGTTGTTTTCTACACATTTTTTCTCAGAATTCATGTGAATTTTTTTCCAGATTGGTTAAGATAAAGAGCCCTGCAAGGTGAAGCAACCGGAGGCTGATTACCATTTTGGCCCGGGATGCCATGGCATGTGGATTTGGTAACTTTGGAATATTCCTTATATGATTAAGGCCAAAAGGTGACATTAATCAGCATCTGATCAAACAAATCTTAGAACGCAAATAATCCAAGGTCAATCAGAAAGCAGGCGCTTGTACAGCGATAGGTTGAGATGCGTAAAGTGAACGGAACAGAGAGCACGAAGCTCCCAGACTTCAGCGAAATATTCGCTGAGAACATAAACGCTGTGATGTGATATTCAGCGAAAATATTATAGCTGCTGACAAATTATGAAATCTAGCACAATGGTTTTGACACAAAAACATGAGATTGGCAATTGTTAACGGCGCGCTTGAATTTGGAAATGACGGGATGCTGCAAATTTGCAGACAATTCAGAATTACAGATTTACAGAAACTGAGATGCAGTAAAAGTTCTGCATAACTCAGCATGGGATTTTCAGTTGCTTTATAATCAATTGAATTGCATTATAGAATTACAGATGCAGACGTTACTGTATGTGTGCCTAGTGGGTTTCTTGCTGTACATCTCATTCCTGAGTCATCAGAGCCGTGTTTATATTGTAGAATACTCACAGTGAGATGTGAGATCTACTGATATGATTGGTGCTCAACGTTGACTTGGTTACTGATTCCTTCTGTAGAATTGCCAAATGCTGCAAGTGCAACCGGAGTGTCAGAAAAAGGGAAAACACATGGGATGAACAAGGTATGTTTTCATTGAGAAGGTAAAGTCACATGAATTGCAGAAGATGACTGAAACAATTATACTATTGTTCTATTAGCACAAGGCATGCATTTCTCCAGATAATAAGTGTCAAAACTGAGAGAATTATTTCAGAAAACCTATCTTTAAAACAAGAGAAGGTAAAGCCACATAAATTCAAGAAGAAGATGATTAAATGAACTATATTGTTCAATTAGTACTATTTCAGAAAACCTAGTACTatttcagaagttcagaaaacATAGTTTCTATTGCATGTACTGTCTGTTCATTTCAGTGACTGATAATTGGCACAAACAGATAACTCACCGTGTGGTTTATATGATGGTAAAGTGACGTATCGAGGGCAATGGTTTCTTCTAACAGAGTTCTCACCCTCAACTAAGCAATCGCGAGGCTGCAAAAATACGCTATTTAGTTCAATTATGAATTTGAGAAATGCTCAGAAGAATCTGCACTTGACGATAAATGTTTATCACGAAAGCCACatagtaaaaataataatttcaaggACACTTGAGAGCTGGGAGCCTGGGATATCCATTCCAGTTGTCTATCTCAACACTCTATGTTTAGCCGTTTTGAAAAAATATGTATGTTTTGTTATTGCATAATCTAGGGCCTACTGTGACTCGATTAAAAATTAGGCCCTGCCCTTCTAATATCACTATAACAGGAGAAATTCCTACTTTGACCGATTTAATCAAATCTGAATATGTAAGGACATGATGACATAATAATGTGCTTCACTCACAAATACATCAAAATTACCTGATAATCCTTGTGGAAGCAGAGCCTCAGTTCTTGAACTGAGCCGTTTTTACACACAATAGATGGCATTGCCCCAAAGGAAAATTCAATAGCAGAGACGATATGACCAACTAAGTATTTCCTGCCTCCTCTAGGATAAATATGTGCTTTCTTCAGAGCTTTCTGCAAGACCAGAGTGAGAACTATATCAATGTGCTGAGGAAATGTTACAACCTCAAATACCTTGCGCATATGTATATAATATTGAATTAAGATTCTTTTTTGACGCGGGATATTGAATTAAGATGGGAGGTGATTATTTATAGTTTCACGAATTCATATCATGAAACCAAATACTATCCACTAACCGTCACATTATATTTGCTGTAAAGGTACAGTGCTGTAGAGAAGTAGTCGTATTCATCCTGTATTTCAGGGTAACCACATGTTCCATGAGTTTCTGCCCAAAAATGTGGAGTATTAGATACAATAAAAATGGAGCCGCATCATCTGGCACGCTTAGGAAAGTTTAGGTTGGGATGCTCCTGCCAATTAGAGGTCAAACCTTTTCATGCAGCTTCTGAACTGTCTGTTTGTGACCAGATAAATTATACGTAAAAAAGACATAAAGCAGTCCCTTTTTAATACATACGAGGAACTAACTAAATTTGTCATGTTCAAAAAAACTCATGGAATGCAGTCAGTCTGTCTTCAGTGATTCGAGGACAGGAATTATTCATGGTGTAAGAAACTATAAAGATTCTTTTCTCAAGCATTGGCAACATGATATTTTAAACAAAAGGAATTTTGTAGTACTTATCTTATCTAGGAATAACAATTTTGACAACATTAAGGAGCAGAACAACAAGTTCAGAAATCACATACCCCACTGACGAATGTCGAGTAAAGCATCAGCACATGAACAAGAGTCAAGAGGAAAAAAGGGTAAGATGTCAGTAATTTCTCCTCATCAAATCACATATCTCATTTAGATACCAATGTCTACCTCATGCACCCAAAATGGCCTTTTCCCACCAAAGCAGGTTGAGAAAGAGCCGCAGTACAAGGACGGCCAGTACTCCTCGAGTATCGTCTTCAACCTCGAGATCTGTCACAAGGTAAAACCAGATAAATACACACCCACATTGACATGCCAATCTTACAGCAAGAAGCTAGCAGTTCTTCATCAAATTGGGGGGGAAAACGACCACATCCCAATATCCCATTCTGAAGATAAGATGGGTGGTTGGCAGCCACCTTGTTGCCGTCGAATGTGGTTGGCCTGCAGCAGGATGGCCATCCCCCATAGCTGTACTGCGGCCACAGCCCATCTATTCCAACAATTTAAGAATATGAATTCACGAATTGATACAATCGATTATAAATTTAGCTTCTGATCCGCAAGAACTCATACACACTTACGGATCGTGAAGAATTTGAGCGGATGTGAGCTGCAGAGACGGAAAAGGGGGAGAAGCACCAGGTGAGCAAATCAATCCAAGCTGACAATGGCGAAACTAGCCAAGAAAGGGAGGGATGGGGGGTCACCGGCAGCAGCCATTGGAGCTGCAGCAATGGCTGGTCTGGCGGCAGACGGTGCCCGGCCACTGCAGCGCCAGCACGTAGTAGTCGAACCCGGCCCACCGCCGCTTCCTCCCgacccctcccgccgccgacgcccgcggcggcagcagcgcgcCGGACatcacggcgacggcgaggcagaGCGCCGAGAGAGAGATCACCAGCCgctgcctcttctcctccatcctcctcctcccgcgcggCCGCGTTTTCTTGGCTTGTCACCCGGATCTTGTACTGGTAGTTGTACTGTCCATTACCGCATCAATCGCAGAAAATTGGAGTAGCTTGGAGAGCATGGCAAGGTATGATTTTGACTTGGATTATTAGCTTAAACATCGCATCGGGGTTAACGTCGATGATCTATCTTGGCGGCCTTGCTGCAGAGTTGCAGATGGCTTGGTTTGGTGGTGAAGTTTGCACTTAGCACAAAGCTACGTGAAAGCTGCTTGCCATGTCATTTCTGGGCTTCGTTTGCTTCCATGGAGGGTGCAGAAAATCATCTGCAAGCTACTATTGCTTTGCCGATGTGAGCGGCAAGGGAGGatttaaaagatttttttttgtttatttgggAGGATAAACTTGAATTTGTTAAAATGCAAGTGAAATTTATGCAAATTTTGAAAGAATGTATGCAAATCTACAAGctctttctccttttccttGTTTACAGGCGCCCGATTGTCTTTCAGTGTTCCACCTATTTCCTGTTACCCTGATGACTAACAGGTATTAgttgtaaaatatatttttccctTCTAATATATCGATGCGCAAGGATTGTGCGcgttcagaaaaagaaaaaagaagaagaaagggaggtaaaaaaaaaaaggctcaaACTCGTTGGAAACGAAAGGAGCCCAATCTGAAGAAGGCCAAACTTGGGCCCAAATTGAGCCCATATAATGAGGTGGGCCTGTGGGGCCCACTAAGCACTAAGGAGACAAAAGAGTCGCTCCCACGACTCCATCGTCTTCTCCTTTCCCCCGCCGTTGCCGCCTCTTCCCCTCTCGTCTCCGGCCACAAGTCCACCGCGGGAGATCAACATGGTTGTGGCGCTGCCGGCCTTCACCGACAACCTCAAGGTCAGTTACCTCCTCTCCGGTAGATGGCATCGAGGTCTCCGTAGAGCGAGCCGCGCTGTCCTCCCCTCGCATATTTCGGCTGGCGCTGAGACCTAATGTAACCTGGATCcacccatggcggcggcgcgggcgcggtgcCCCGTGGAATAGGAGCTTGTGCGCGTGTGCTCTCTGCAAAGCACCAGGTGGAGTGGAGGGATGTGTGGTGTTTTGGGTTTCGGCTGGAGCCGTCGCCCATCAGGTTCTCCTCGTGGGCATGAGCTTTCGTTCACAGGTGGTGTACCAGTGTTGGTGTAGCCGCAGTCAGAGTGGGTGATCGCCGAGATGGGGTCTATTTGGTTGTCTGCTGATTGAGAATGTGCATACTGCAGCTGGTTGAAACCGTCAGATACCAGAGCGACATGCGTGTTTATCTTGCCTTTAGGCTTTGATACTGATGAAATGTGAGTCTGATCCTAGAGATAGCATAACCTGCATGTGGTCGTTTGTAGCGTGGCCTGCAGGAGGTCGTTTGTAGCAGCTGGGATACCACGGGCAAGGGACGAGCTGTTGGCTTTTTGCAAACGTGTAGTACATCCATTCACGGTAGAGCCAGTTAGGCCAGTTAGGTTCAGTATAGAGAGATTCACATCAGTCCTTGATGTGGACTAGCTTCATGAGTTGTGAAACTCTAGAGTTGTAATAAACAGTGGTGTGCTGATGGATCTAGATGGCATATTGATGATCGAATACAATTATACAGCAGTAGATATATATTTTGAGTTGCCTTTGCTACGTATTGTGATTCTG encodes the following:
- the LOC4325103 gene encoding ribonuclease 2: MATARKAPRMVAIWAVVVVVVAADLFGAAVARSASARHAVGKKQREFDYFALALQWPGTICASTRHCCAINGCCRSEPLQTFTIHGLWPDYDDGTWPACCRHTSFDMDKILPLKPTLEKYWPSLYCSSSSTCFSGKGPFWAHEWEKHGTCSSPVVKDELEYFTTALDLYFKYNVTEMLASGGIHVSNGKQYALTDVIDAIKCAFGASPQIVCKKGSVEELRLCFDKDLKPLDCLTTTATNENVSKKKYCPRYITLPTYDPIVHANSTREIITVESEVYGYLYTS
- the LOC4325104 gene encoding ribonuclease 2, whose product is MEEKRQRLVISLSALCLAVAVMSGALLPPRASAAGGVGRKRRWAGFDYYVLALQWPGTVCRQTSHCCSSNGCCRSHPLKFFTIHGLWPQYSYGGWPSCCRPTTFDGNKISRLKTILEEYWPSLYCGSFSTCFGGKRPFWVHEWETHGTCGYPEIQDEYDYFSTALYLYSKYNVTKALKKAHIYPRGGRKYLVGHIVSAIEFSFGAMPSIVCKNGSVQELRLCFHKDYQPRDCLVEGENSVRRNHCPRYVTLPSYKPHAFGNSTEGISNQVNVEHQSYQ